One Candidatus Zixiibacteriota bacterium genomic window, TCGAAAGCGTAGATTTTCTTGTATGACAACCGACTGTAAACATTGAGCCGTTCCCGATCTTCGAAATAGTCCAGCGCCCCCTGCCAGTCCCAGTACTGCGACGCGGCCCAATAGTAACCTACGTTACGGATGTACCGCTCCCCCCGCTCGATATTGCCCAGCGAGAACGGCAGGATTCCGGAGTGCCGCCCTTTCTCCAGCGGGAATACGTAGTACGGCAGGGCCAGTATGGGCAAGCGGCCGATATTGAGCACCACCGGCCGGGCGATAAGCCGCTTACCCTCGATCAGCTTCAAATGGTCGGAACTGAAGTGGAAGTGCGGTTCATTGGCAGCACACGTTGTATAACGGCCATTGTCTAGGTAGAAAATGTCTTTGTGCTGGCGGTGGAGGTTCTCGCCGTAAAACAGCCCGGTCTCGTAGTTTGACTTGGACGTAACAATGCGCCCCTTCTCGGTATCGATGGAGTACCGCAGGTAATCGCCGAACATACGCTGGTCCCGGTCAGCCAGCACGACCGGAACCTCATTGGGTTGCAAGGCATCGGCGAATAGATTGCCGCTCGTGACTGTGTCCCGTTTGAGCGCCGCTGAGTACGCCTCAATAATACGTTCCTTGGTGTCGAGCTGAATTTGGTACGCTTCGAGCGCCACCGCACCGGACTTTGTTTTTGCGTTCTGCCGGAGAGTGATTAGGGAATCGATCAGACTGTAGGTGATCTTGTCGGCTTGATAGTCGATAGTGTCGGTGGTTACAACTACCGTCGTGTCTTTCTGGGTTCGCTTGGTACTCATATACGCACCGATCGCCCCGCCCATGACCTCGACCTGCCGCAGTTGCTCGTGGCTCACCAGGAAGCGGATCGTGTCGCCCGAAACTGAATTCTCCACCTCTTCCTGCCCGGCGGAATTGGCGGGATAATACCAGGAGTAGGCCTGGGTGTAACAAGTAACCGTGCGCAGGTCGCCCGCAAGAAAATCCATCAGGATGCGCCGTCCCGAGAGTTTGGAGCGGTCAAAGAGCGTGTCCGAATGCGCCACCGGCTCGACAAACTCCCCGTAGGCGGAGTCGATCACGTCGACCGTTCGAATATAACTCCCCTCCGAAGCGACACTGATCAGCCGCCCCCTGATCTCCGATTGTCTGCGGCGAATCACCGGTCCGTCGAACAGGTCCAGCACATGCCGCCGGGGATACATGATGGCGCAACCGGACGAGGAGTTGAACTCATCCGACGAAATTGTCACCGTACCCTCGGCTTCGGCGACCTCGCGGGTGGCGTCGTATTCCACGAAATCGGCAATGACTTCGATCATGCGGCTGCTGTCGGGGTAGTTCAGGTAGACAGTCGGCCGCTCCAGCATATAGAAGTAACTGCGGCCCCGATCAAAAAAGGCGTGGGTGCCGACGGCAAAGAGCGAATCCGTGCGCGACCACAACTCGACATAACTTCCGCGCGCCAATGCCTGTCCGGTGCGAAGATCATAGCGAACCGAGTCGGCCACGAGACGATACTCGCGATCGTCGATAATCACTCTCCCCCAAAGCACCGCCAGTTCTCCCTTGGCCCACATGGCCGAATCGCAGTAGATCATGCCCGACTCGGTCTCAAACACGACCGACCCGGTCACAAACGTGGTATCCTGGAGCTTGGAAAAGATGAATTCGGTTTCGTCAGCGTACAAGAGCTCCAGTTTCTTTGATGCCTGAGCGTGGAGGGAAACCGCCGCCGCCAGAATCACGAGCAGAACCGAATTTGTCAACCTG contains:
- the lptD gene encoding LPS assembly protein LptD — translated: MTNSVLLVILAAAVSLHAQASKKLELLYADETEFIFSKLQDTTFVTGSVVFETESGMIYCDSAMWAKGELAVLWGRVIIDDREYRLVADSVRYDLRTGQALARGSYVELWSRTDSLFAVGTHAFFDRGRSYFYMLERPTVYLNYPDSSRMIEVIADFVEYDATREVAEAEGTVTISSDEFNSSSGCAIMYPRRHVLDLFDGPVIRRRQSEIRGRLISVASEGSYIRTVDVIDSAYGEFVEPVAHSDTLFDRSKLSGRRILMDFLAGDLRTVTCYTQAYSWYYPANSAGQEEVENSVSGDTIRFLVSHEQLRQVEVMGGAIGAYMSTKRTQKDTTVVVTTDTIDYQADKITYSLIDSLITLRQNAKTKSGAVALEAYQIQLDTKERIIEAYSAALKRDTVTSGNLFADALQPNEVPVVLADRDQRMFGDYLRYSIDTEKGRIVTSKSNYETGLFYGENLHRQHKDIFYLDNGRYTTCAANEPHFHFSSDHLKLIEGKRLIARPVVLNIGRLPILALPYYVFPLEKGRHSGILPFSLGNIERGERYIRNVGYYWAASQYWDWQGALDYFEDRERLNVYSRLSYKKIYAFDGSVAGNWGRETSYDSRNVREFRKSRWTLKATHNHEITPSFKVSATGDIRSDPTYYNDYSTNLQERLNRVVRSQVNFTKRFGKSVSMSGTVSHDDQLDKESRTDRLPSLSVTLPPVRPFGSGGLDEEGKPSRRWYNELIITYRPRFENFSSRITRDSLGAEFSDTTIVTDTVITTDTITGLVDTTYVDSTVVTRIQDTLSYRSRKKFSRADHSVTVSFPLTIAKYFILNPNLNYSENWVKIHRTDQSDVAGIDASTTYRMYRYDVGASFSTKLYGTVHPGLFGVTGLRQVITPEVTYRFAPKSDRHPVAAAYAGASARSTSKSESVGLSLNHVYQAKIRADAGERNYELVSVTHSFSYDFEGIGRKYSPLSTSLRSNLLKNIRLTVDLSHSLYKTPTGNELDFWHPRLMSVNANATLSLRGQRFLFDDAQAASPLVADSARRLGFSGPRSGSAGGRGWDLSATYSYSETGKFSGIFRKSSSIRLALLFSLTPTTQIDYSEYYDFAAKKTIANQVSIVKTLHCWTGTFHWVPTGSLRGWGFMLYVTALPAVKIDNSQSTLSSSYFQGMR